A region from the Agarivorans sp. Alg241-V36 genome encodes:
- a CDS encoding imelysin family protein, whose protein sequence is MRLFKVVVGSTVLLANASFADVKQEQVVEHYADLAHAVFSDSHSSALSLQQATQQLIDAPSEKSLLAAKEAWKVARVFYQQSEVFRFGNPIVDDWEGQLNAWPLDEGLIDYVATDYQYELGNPGATANIVANTSLQMGEEKLDLSNITPELLASLNELAGSEANVATGYHAVEFLLWGQDLHGTKAGAGERAYTDFAKGDACTNGNCERRAAYLAAVTQLLVDDLSWMSKQWAKGGEYQQQLTAEPSEQALRRMMFGMGSLSLGELAGERMKVALEANSTEDEHDCFSDNTHNSHFYNNQGISNVYFGSFERLDGSTLTGPSLAELVAQKDPSVAKNNKKMFEQSMAETAKLVASAEQQGVYFDQLIAASNSDGHALINGTILALVEQTRAIEASAKVLGIENLNPDTADHQF, encoded by the coding sequence ATGCGCTTATTCAAAGTAGTAGTAGGTTCAACAGTATTATTAGCAAACGCATCGTTTGCTGATGTTAAACAAGAGCAAGTAGTAGAGCATTACGCAGACTTGGCTCACGCAGTATTTAGTGATTCGCACAGCAGCGCGTTAAGCTTGCAACAAGCTACTCAGCAGCTGATTGATGCACCTTCAGAAAAAAGTTTATTAGCGGCTAAAGAAGCATGGAAAGTAGCCCGCGTATTCTACCAACAAAGTGAAGTATTCCGTTTTGGTAACCCTATTGTTGACGATTGGGAAGGGCAGTTAAATGCCTGGCCTTTAGATGAAGGTTTAATCGACTACGTAGCCACTGACTACCAATATGAGCTGGGTAACCCTGGCGCTACTGCAAACATTGTGGCTAACACTAGCCTACAAATGGGTGAAGAGAAGCTTGATTTAAGCAACATTACACCAGAGCTATTGGCCTCTTTAAATGAGCTAGCAGGCTCAGAAGCTAACGTTGCTACCGGCTACCACGCCGTAGAGTTTTTATTGTGGGGCCAAGATCTGCACGGCACTAAAGCGGGTGCAGGTGAACGTGCTTACACCGATTTTGCTAAAGGCGATGCCTGTACTAATGGCAACTGTGAGCGCCGCGCTGCTTACCTAGCAGCTGTAACGCAATTGCTGGTTGACGATTTATCTTGGATGAGCAAACAGTGGGCTAAAGGTGGTGAATACCAGCAACAGCTAACTGCCGAACCAAGTGAGCAAGCCTTGCGTCGTATGATGTTTGGCATGGGCAGCTTGTCTTTAGGTGAGTTAGCGGGTGAGCGTATGAAGGTAGCTTTAGAAGCTAACTCAACTGAAGATGAGCACGATTGTTTCAGTGACAATACCCATAACTCTCACTTCTACAATAACCAAGGTATTAGCAACGTTTACTTTGGTAGTTTTGAGCGCTTAGACGGTTCAACTTTAACGGGTCCTAGCTTGGCTGAGTTGGTTGCCCAAAAAGACCCAAGTGTTGCCAAAAACAACAAAAAGATGTTTGAGCAATCTATGGCAGAAACAGCAAAATTGGTAGCGAGCGCGGAGCAACAAGGCGTATACTTCGACCAACTCATTGCTGCTAGCAATAGCGATGGTCACGCACTAATTAACGGCACTATCTTAGCCTTAGTTGAGCAAACCCGTGCTATTGAAGCTAGCGCTAAAGTATTAGGTATCGAGAACCTAAACCCTGATACTGCCGATCACCAGTTCTAA
- a CDS encoding di-heme oxidoredictase family protein: MKFKLIKTITITLAVAASSLVFANPKKPGGDTTTTRIDANAFSLPAANLDFEGRLNFSTGNSFFRNPWVVAPATTIARDGLGPLFNTNGCQNCHLKDGRGHPAPVGASNAVSMLVRISIPAVTKEQQAVEAQNGVVPEPTYGGQIQDQAIAGVAPEARVRFAYSDKTFSFADGSSIVLRDPELIVDQLGYGDMHPDTLFSPRIATPMIGLGLLESISAADILANADPEDSNNDGIRGVANQVWDVQLQAFNLGRFGWKAGQPNLMQQNAAAFNGDIGITSLMFTKDHCTAAQQDCLSATSGVDPDGSEVSDKLLGFVEFYTRHLAVPKRRIDDAEQVELGDKLFSQVSCDSCHKRSFTTAKREGLPALSEQVIYPYTDMLLHDMGPELADGRSEYLANGQQWRTPPLWGVGLTETVVGHSQLLHDGRARNVTEAIVWHGGEAEPAKQAFANLSNAQRDALVAFVNSL, from the coding sequence GTGAAATTTAAGCTAATAAAAACAATAACTATTACTTTGGCTGTTGCCGCTAGCTCGCTGGTATTCGCCAACCCCAAGAAACCGGGCGGCGATACCACCACTACCCGAATTGACGCCAATGCCTTTTCTTTACCCGCCGCTAACTTAGATTTTGAAGGCCGTTTAAACTTTAGCACCGGTAATAGTTTCTTTCGTAACCCCTGGGTTGTGGCACCAGCCACCACCATTGCGCGAGATGGCTTAGGCCCGCTATTTAATACCAATGGTTGTCAAAACTGTCACTTAAAAGATGGCCGTGGCCATCCTGCACCAGTGGGGGCCAGCAATGCGGTATCTATGTTGGTGCGAATTAGCATTCCAGCCGTGACTAAAGAACAGCAAGCTGTAGAAGCGCAAAATGGCGTTGTGCCAGAGCCAACCTATGGCGGACAAATTCAAGACCAAGCCATTGCTGGCGTTGCACCGGAAGCGCGAGTACGTTTCGCTTATAGCGATAAAACCTTTAGCTTTGCCGACGGCAGTAGCATTGTATTGCGTGACCCAGAGCTGATTGTTGACCAGCTAGGCTATGGTGATATGCACCCCGATACGTTGTTCTCTCCACGTATTGCCACTCCGATGATTGGTTTAGGTTTGCTGGAGAGCATTAGCGCAGCAGATATCTTGGCTAATGCAGACCCTGAAGATAGCAATAATGATGGTATTCGCGGTGTCGCCAACCAAGTGTGGGATGTACAGCTGCAAGCCTTTAACCTTGGCCGATTTGGTTGGAAAGCTGGGCAACCTAATTTAATGCAACAAAACGCCGCTGCCTTTAATGGTGACATTGGTATCACCAGTTTAATGTTCACTAAAGATCACTGTACTGCAGCGCAGCAAGACTGTTTAAGCGCAACCTCTGGCGTTGACCCAGATGGCTCAGAGGTCAGCGATAAACTGCTTGGCTTTGTAGAGTTTTATACTCGGCATTTAGCAGTGCCTAAGCGACGGATTGACGATGCTGAGCAAGTGGAACTGGGTGATAAACTGTTTAGCCAAGTAAGTTGTGATAGTTGCCATAAACGCAGCTTTACCACGGCAAAGCGTGAAGGCTTACCAGCATTAAGTGAACAAGTTATTTACCCCTACACCGACATGCTACTGCATGACATGGGCCCAGAACTTGCCGATGGCCGCAGCGAATACTTAGCTAATGGCCAGCAGTGGCGCACCCCACCGCTTTGGGGAGTAGGGCTTACCGAAACAGTAGTTGGTCATAGCCAATTGCTACATGACGGGCGCGCACGTAATGTCACCGAGGCAATTGTGTGGCATGGTGGCGAAGCCGAGCCAGCCAAACAAGCCTTTGCTAATTTAAGTAACGCTCAGCGAGATGCGCTGGTGGCTTTTGTTAATTCATTGTAA
- a CDS encoding imelysin family protein has product MNKQFLRGLTMGVLSVMGLSCASANVSQTQWLDQEKQTIANTSTQLLEQARNYQQQIESYCAKPSSEALLTSQRLWQQNYLAYLPLQSSALGPLVDLKLNWAISYWPDKKDTTGRKVKAALSNAPMPLSDTHSNLRVQEYLLFESLSDQQRCSLLPGAVSRYVSATEQVSSGLQSAELEKLKVEQLRSDVLNSYRLQTSIMLRKYRAMYSAKHSRLRPYQGEAWRANISAQLLAEQLSLLQARYQQGLAPFLASEDSKLAKQVSEQFAALIPLMPSQEPSDEKAKLAVWQQAEPHLAKLDSLFANQIPQALSIELGFNNNDGD; this is encoded by the coding sequence ATGAACAAGCAGTTTTTGCGCGGCCTAACCATGGGCGTGCTAAGCGTAATGGGCTTAAGCTGCGCTAGCGCTAATGTCTCTCAAACTCAGTGGTTAGATCAAGAGAAGCAAACCATTGCCAATACCAGTACCCAGTTGCTGGAGCAGGCGCGCAATTACCAGCAACAGATAGAGAGCTATTGTGCAAAACCAAGCTCAGAAGCCCTGCTAACGAGCCAGCGTTTATGGCAGCAAAACTATTTAGCCTATTTGCCGCTGCAATCTAGCGCATTGGGTCCCTTGGTTGATCTTAAGCTTAACTGGGCGATTAGTTATTGGCCTGATAAAAAGGACACAACGGGTCGTAAAGTTAAAGCGGCTTTGTCTAACGCACCCATGCCTTTAAGCGATACCCACAGTAACTTGCGAGTGCAAGAATACCTGTTGTTTGAAAGCCTAAGCGATCAGCAGCGTTGTTCATTATTGCCCGGTGCAGTGAGCCGTTATGTGAGTGCCACCGAGCAAGTGAGTAGCGGGCTACAAAGCGCTGAACTGGAAAAGCTGAAAGTAGAGCAGCTTCGCAGCGATGTACTAAATAGCTACCGACTGCAAACCAGTATTATGCTGCGTAAGTACCGCGCCATGTATTCTGCCAAGCATTCACGTTTGCGCCCTTATCAAGGAGAGGCGTGGCGCGCTAATATTAGCGCGCAGTTATTGGCAGAGCAGCTGAGCCTATTACAAGCGCGTTACCAACAAGGTTTAGCGCCCTTTTTAGCCAGTGAAGACAGCAAGTTAGCAAAGCAAGTGAGTGAGCAATTTGCAGCCTTAATTCCACTAATGCCAAGCCAAGAACCCAGTGATGAAAAAGCTAAACTGGCGGTTTGGCAGCAAGCAGAACCGCATTTAGCCAAGCTAGATAGTTTGTTTGCCAACCAAATTCCTCAAGCGCTTTCTATAGAGTTAGGCTTTAACAATAACGATGGCGACTGA
- a CDS encoding DUF1513 domain-containing protein: MATEFTRRQALLQLLGLSAAAGCLSLPSLAKGLDLAEELSQANSALLIGCAKQAGKHYVAAMNMQGELRYQIALPARGHHVALANANKGVAACVARRPGQYIVLFAAETGQIIQQLSPPKNMHFYGHAAFSEDASLLYVTAGISATSEGMVLVYRKLEAQWQLSEQWPLGGLGPHQLLVLPQQRLAIAVGGIHTQGREKRNLETMQPALLYLDSRNGNLLQRRELSNPQLSIRHLSYSEVSDTLWLACQGQNPEQEITSLIYSHKGNEQCQALELDADYWPLFNQYIGSVVSSNGKLIASSPRGAKLAVWSEKTRELEQLMQIDDVCGLAADQHSWFASTGQGQLIQAANQLLRKQTQWQWDNHLSVLPL; the protein is encoded by the coding sequence ATGGCGACTGAGTTTACTCGCAGGCAAGCTTTGTTGCAGCTGCTGGGTTTAAGCGCTGCCGCGGGTTGCCTAAGCTTACCTAGCTTAGCTAAAGGCTTGGATTTGGCGGAAGAGTTAAGCCAAGCCAACAGCGCCTTGCTTATTGGCTGTGCCAAGCAAGCTGGTAAGCACTATGTGGCCGCGATGAATATGCAGGGTGAATTACGTTATCAAATCGCTTTGCCTGCTCGTGGTCATCATGTAGCTTTAGCTAACGCTAACAAGGGCGTAGCAGCTTGCGTTGCGCGTCGACCTGGCCAATACATTGTGTTGTTTGCAGCAGAAACTGGCCAAATTATTCAGCAGCTTTCTCCACCAAAAAACATGCATTTTTACGGGCATGCCGCCTTCTCCGAAGATGCTTCTTTACTATATGTTACAGCAGGAATTAGCGCTACTAGCGAAGGAATGGTGCTGGTCTATCGTAAGCTCGAGGCGCAGTGGCAGTTAAGCGAGCAATGGCCGTTGGGGGGCTTGGGGCCTCATCAATTGCTAGTATTGCCTCAGCAGCGTTTGGCAATTGCAGTTGGCGGTATTCATACTCAAGGGCGAGAAAAACGTAACTTAGAGACCATGCAGCCGGCTTTGTTGTATCTAGATAGCCGTAACGGCAATTTGTTACAGCGCCGCGAGTTAAGTAATCCGCAATTAAGCATTCGCCATTTAAGTTATTCCGAGGTGAGCGATACGCTTTGGTTGGCCTGCCAAGGTCAAAACCCCGAACAAGAAATTACCTCGCTGATCTACTCTCACAAAGGTAATGAGCAATGCCAAGCTTTGGAGCTCGACGCTGATTATTGGCCGCTGTTTAATCAATATATTGGCAGTGTGGTAAGTAGCAATGGCAAGCTGATTGCCAGCTCTCCTCGGGGGGCTAAATTGGCGGTATGGTCGGAAAAAACTCGAGAGCTTGAACAGCTTATGCAAATTGATGATGTGTGTGGTTTGGCAGCCGATCAACATTCGTGGTTTGCTTCCACTGGCCAAGGCCAGCTCATCCAGGCAGCTAATCAACTGCTACGAAAGCAAACCCAGTGGCAGTGGGACAATCACTTAAGTGTGCTGCCTTTGTAG
- a CDS encoding methyl-accepting chemotaxis protein: MLKSMSIRKKLFVLPLLLAAAMMGEVILVTSSLKQNHDDAQIVNIAGRQRMLTKKFSAEELYRSQLQDQQFPAILSADNTVELYEASLSALIRGGQTYADLGLKKPINLPKPTHQPFIDQLSQVEQLWNQQLAAAAKLEADPSGANAKAFLEINHKSMASMNKAVLLYADYAELKLNTLVNNSIGLAVIMVLLASLAAWLVIRDTTQPINLLVAISRKISRGDLRSSSELTNIISKNEIGMLAHHIELMRESLQEALNEIQQASSSISLSSTQVSELSSQISQANRAEQQRFGNMYENSQALEESTGRLSEIAAETLTMVTQCNQLSTNASKLVGENITMMSTTSEETVKTSSFIQDLSNTAEQVYGIVDAIRAISEQTNLLALNAAIEAARAGEQGRGFAVVADEVRSLAARTGSSTNEIAKLITQLTEGVQQVVNSMGEVTEKVEQSRETSKQTEQGILEVTDKIQLVAQAQQSIDEQVDQQNQQLDMLKETQTELQRIIEDSHNKSETSSLVAGQLAKVSNNVTDLLQRFSIEASLKANTKDADEKRHHPRVPTGLHFSLNQGHQQAQGLTKDISMGGVKLVVPGSMHLNSKQPIVLKLSYLHKGSNKQFDIAGQVIDQTKDETENSQLHIRFEKPNAEQSRALEEIFEEHGLQSNFNSHTSKQRYIDPHTNAVQYSS; this comes from the coding sequence ATGCTCAAGTCTATGTCGATTCGCAAAAAATTGTTTGTACTGCCACTATTGCTTGCAGCCGCGATGATGGGAGAAGTTATCCTTGTCACTAGCTCATTAAAGCAGAATCATGACGACGCACAAATTGTAAATATTGCTGGCCGTCAACGCATGCTAACTAAGAAGTTCTCGGCAGAAGAGCTTTATCGAAGCCAGCTTCAAGACCAACAGTTTCCAGCGATTCTTAGTGCCGATAACACCGTAGAGCTCTACGAAGCATCGCTTAGCGCGCTAATTCGCGGCGGTCAAACCTACGCCGACTTAGGCCTCAAAAAGCCAATTAACTTACCCAAGCCGACTCACCAGCCGTTTATTGATCAGCTTAGTCAAGTTGAACAGCTATGGAACCAGCAGCTTGCCGCCGCAGCCAAACTAGAAGCTGATCCTTCTGGTGCCAATGCTAAGGCCTTTTTAGAAATTAACCACAAAAGCATGGCTTCAATGAACAAAGCCGTGCTCCTTTATGCCGACTACGCCGAGCTCAAGCTAAATACCCTAGTAAACAACAGCATTGGCCTCGCAGTAATCATGGTATTACTAGCCTCATTAGCCGCATGGCTGGTGATAAGAGACACCACTCAACCAATTAACCTACTGGTGGCAATTAGCCGCAAAATTAGCCGCGGCGATTTAAGATCGTCTTCCGAACTCACCAATATAATCAGTAAAAACGAGATAGGCATGCTGGCTCATCACATCGAGTTAATGCGTGAATCCTTGCAAGAAGCACTTAACGAGATTCAACAAGCCTCTAGCAGCATTAGCCTATCGTCGACTCAAGTATCAGAGCTTTCAAGTCAAATTAGCCAAGCTAACCGCGCCGAACAACAGCGCTTCGGCAATATGTATGAGAACTCTCAAGCGTTAGAAGAATCTACCGGTAGGCTCAGCGAAATTGCTGCCGAAACTCTCACCATGGTCACCCAATGCAATCAGCTATCAACTAATGCCTCCAAGCTAGTGGGTGAAAACATCACCATGATGAGCACCACCTCAGAAGAAACCGTTAAAACTAGCAGCTTTATTCAAGACCTAAGCAATACCGCCGAGCAAGTTTACGGCATTGTTGACGCTATTCGCGCCATTTCAGAGCAAACCAACTTGTTGGCGCTTAACGCCGCTATTGAAGCCGCCCGCGCCGGTGAGCAAGGCCGAGGCTTTGCAGTGGTAGCTGACGAAGTACGTAGCCTTGCAGCAAGAACCGGCAGCTCTACCAATGAAATAGCCAAATTAATTACCCAATTAACCGAAGGGGTTCAACAAGTTGTAAACAGCATGGGTGAAGTAACAGAAAAAGTTGAGCAAAGCCGCGAAACCTCTAAACAAACTGAGCAAGGCATATTAGAAGTTACCGACAAAATTCAATTGGTGGCTCAAGCCCAGCAAAGCATTGACGAGCAGGTTGATCAGCAAAATCAACAATTAGATATGCTTAAAGAAACCCAAACCGAGCTCCAGCGAATTATTGAAGACAGCCATAACAAGTCAGAAACCTCATCACTGGTTGCCGGTCAATTAGCAAAAGTGTCCAATAACGTCACCGATTTATTGCAGCGGTTTTCTATCGAAGCCTCACTTAAGGCTAACACCAAGGATGCTGATGAAAAACGCCATCACCCTCGCGTACCAACCGGCCTGCACTTTTCCTTAAACCAAGGCCACCAGCAAGCTCAAGGCCTAACCAAAGACATTAGTATGGGCGGCGTGAAACTGGTGGTGCCAGGCAGCATGCACCTAAACAGCAAACAGCCGATTGTGCTCAAGCTGTCTTATTTACATAAGGGCAGCAACAAGCAGTTTGATATTGCTGGTCAAGTGATTGACCAAACCAAGGACGAAACCGAAAACTCACAGCTTCACATTCGCTTTGAGAAACCCAATGCAGAGCAGAGCCGAGCACTAGAAGAGATTTTTGAAGAACACGGCTTACAATCCAACTTTAATAGTCACACCAGCAAACAACGCTATATCGACCCACACACCAACGCAGTGCAATACAGCTCGTAG
- a CDS encoding DMT family transporter produces MIGFIYFATVFIWGTTWLAIAYQIGDVPIANSIMYRFALASLVLVLFLLVTKRLQRLSLKQHASCLLLGLCLFSCNFMLFYHAAQYIPSGLISIVFSIATIMNMGNSWLFHGQKPSMRLICGGLLGISGIVLLFAPDLRHSETASQQLLGLVMALAGTYCFSLGNMLSAKQQKQGLSVLSVNAYGMAYGAALLLIWGLFSGQEFGFSTEPLYLGSLLYLAIIGSVLGFSFYLVLVGKLGPQKAAYATVLFPVVALGLSTVFEGYQWSAISLAGVAIVLLGNLLVFTKASPWQKLRLKAAKPL; encoded by the coding sequence ATGATAGGCTTTATCTACTTCGCCACGGTTTTTATCTGGGGCACCACCTGGCTTGCCATTGCCTATCAAATTGGCGATGTACCAATTGCCAATTCCATCATGTATCGCTTTGCCCTCGCCTCCTTGGTATTGGTTTTGTTTCTGCTGGTTACCAAGCGCCTGCAAAGGCTTAGCTTGAAACAACACGCCAGCTGCTTATTGCTGGGTTTATGTTTGTTTAGCTGTAATTTCATGTTGTTTTACCATGCTGCCCAGTACATCCCAAGCGGGTTAATTTCCATCGTATTTTCCATCGCAACCATTATGAACATGGGCAATAGTTGGCTATTTCATGGTCAAAAGCCCAGCATGCGTTTAATTTGCGGAGGCTTGCTAGGCATAAGCGGCATTGTTTTATTGTTTGCCCCCGACCTACGCCATAGCGAAACCGCCAGCCAACAGCTGCTTGGCTTAGTAATGGCCTTGGCAGGCACTTATTGTTTCTCGCTAGGTAACATGCTGTCGGCTAAGCAGCAAAAGCAAGGCCTATCGGTGCTCTCGGTCAATGCTTATGGCATGGCCTACGGCGCAGCATTGCTATTGATCTGGGGGCTGTTCAGTGGTCAAGAGTTTGGCTTTAGCACCGAACCACTTTATTTAGGTAGCTTGCTCTACCTCGCCATTATCGGCTCGGTGCTGGGCTTTAGCTTTTATTTGGTGCTGGTTGGTAAGCTAGGCCCGCAAAAAGCCGCTTACGCAACGGTATTATTTCCGGTAGTGGCGTTAGGTTTATCAACGGTGTTTGAAGGCTATCAATGGAGTGCAATAAGCCTAGCTGGTGTTGCTATTGTATTACTAGGAAACTTACTGGTATTCACTAAAGCCAGCCCCTGGCAAAAGCTGCGCTTAAAAGCGGCAAAACCCCTGTAG
- the ribA gene encoding GTP cyclohydrolase II, producing MSSIRTRVPFQVGRRSDIPAEMISFTDLNSDKEHVALVFKNADSQQTTPLVRIHSECLTGDVFGSSRCDCGEQLNEAIEKMAEQGGIILYMRQEGRGIGLYNKLDAYQLQIQGVDTYSANNQLGFDDDLRDFSEAAQMLTAMGVSELKLLSNNPRKQAALEQSGIKVTELQSTGVYRKVDNHYYLETKASRGKHRLKLTKDMQPS from the coding sequence CTGAGTAGCATTCGCACTCGCGTCCCCTTTCAAGTGGGAAGACGTAGCGATATTCCTGCTGAGATGATCTCATTTACCGATCTTAACAGCGACAAAGAACACGTAGCCTTGGTATTCAAAAATGCCGATAGCCAGCAAACAACGCCTTTAGTGCGGATTCACTCAGAGTGTTTAACCGGTGACGTGTTTGGCTCTTCGCGCTGCGATTGCGGTGAACAGCTCAACGAGGCCATTGAGAAAATGGCTGAGCAAGGCGGCATTATTTTATATATGCGCCAAGAAGGTAGAGGTATTGGTTTGTACAACAAGCTCGATGCCTACCAACTGCAAATTCAAGGTGTAGATACCTACTCTGCCAATAACCAGCTTGGTTTTGATGACGACCTACGTGACTTTAGCGAAGCGGCGCAAATGCTGACCGCCATGGGCGTATCAGAGCTAAAACTGCTAAGCAATAACCCGCGTAAACAAGCCGCTCTAGAGCAAAGTGGCATAAAGGTTACCGAGCTACAAAGCACCGGCGTTTACCGCAAAGTAGACAATCACTACTACCTAGAAACCAAAGCCAGCCGCGGCAAACACCGCTTAAAGCTAACCAAAGACATGCAGCCCTCTTAA
- a CDS encoding BamA/TamA family outer membrane protein — MTRLLFLFTLLSTGVLASSEIVDQPADKAEPGWIDNILDKLGADGGYDSSKLIDFSVLPGPFYNPELSLGVGVSAIGLYQIDENDQVSQTSSLVINGFASINGAVGLTVDNRSFLQEDQWRLYVDGEISDAPDVFYGVGYQQNHQDNNRVDFNHRQFSLRPMLLRRVADSSFIGGGFDFSYAKASDIDPAQSMVDSSLLDSSSSAVGLTLQANYDTRDLVRNPYQGRLLQLDTGWYHPTIGSSDSFQTLSFNYSEYYRLGPRDSVLAWQYKSRFTSGDVPWHMLSTVGGGSALRGYTTGRYRDKQMMMSQVEYRWDLPRRHGLVFWLGAGAVAPSVDEFSSQEILPNAGFGYRFEVKSRVNLRLDMGFGDGERGFYFNVDEAF; from the coding sequence ATGACTAGGTTACTATTTTTATTCACTTTACTTAGCACAGGCGTACTTGCCTCTAGTGAAATCGTCGACCAGCCCGCAGATAAAGCAGAGCCCGGTTGGATTGATAACATTCTAGACAAATTGGGTGCAGACGGTGGCTACGACAGCAGCAAGTTAATCGATTTTAGCGTGCTCCCCGGCCCCTTCTATAATCCAGAGCTATCCTTAGGCGTGGGGGTTTCGGCGATTGGTTTATACCAAATTGATGAAAACGACCAAGTGAGCCAAACCTCGTCACTGGTGATCAACGGTTTTGCCTCCATTAACGGCGCTGTAGGCCTTACCGTGGATAACCGTAGTTTTTTGCAAGAAGACCAATGGCGGCTCTATGTCGATGGTGAAATCTCTGATGCCCCCGATGTGTTTTATGGGGTGGGTTATCAACAAAACCACCAAGATAATAATCGCGTAGATTTCAATCATCGGCAGTTTTCCTTGCGCCCGATGTTACTGCGACGGGTAGCAGACTCAAGCTTTATAGGTGGTGGGTTCGATTTTAGCTATGCCAAGGCCAGCGACATAGACCCAGCCCAGAGCATGGTAGATAGTAGCTTGCTTGACTCCAGCTCCAGCGCGGTGGGGCTTACCCTGCAAGCCAACTATGATACCCGAGATCTGGTTCGCAATCCCTACCAAGGGAGGTTGCTACAGCTTGATACTGGCTGGTATCACCCAACGATTGGCAGCAGCGACAGTTTTCAAACCTTGAGTTTTAACTACAGCGAATACTACCGCTTAGGCCCACGCGATAGCGTATTAGCCTGGCAATATAAAAGCCGCTTTACCAGTGGCGATGTGCCTTGGCATATGCTGTCTACCGTAGGTGGTGGCTCTGCCTTACGCGGTTATACAACGGGCCGTTATCGCGATAAACAAATGATGATGAGCCAAGTGGAATACCGCTGGGATTTGCCAAGGCGCCACGGTTTAGTATTTTGGCTAGGCGCAGGTGCGGTGGCGCCCAGTGTCGATGAGTTTAGCAGCCAAGAGATACTGCCCAACGCAGGTTTTGGCTACCGCTTTGAAGTAAAAAGCCGGGTTAACCTGCGCTTAGACATGGGCTTTGGCGACGGTGAAAGAGGCTTCTATTTTAATGTAGATGAGGCTTTTTAA
- a CDS encoding DUF4056 domain-containing protein, giving the protein MTLISLGRKLKQLCLLILLGLISACSNNNWDTRSRPSEDAVQSALSEQPDIQVLSQQAPQQFSLARMPEDVRPCCAFGNHHKVKVASLQVPFFRYANTLALEEIGPHAYEAGTWSFQRGEPKGRRSGENNGQLYTLRGGFIDLAHVRDTADNTVALFQRIYPQLGQAFSIPLPNEIGPREIRIAAFEVEHLSYQQRWELAAQLAARMAYSMAEAHEIAQWHGYRSWRPWSEQVSAYSPEDLYSNMLGAKIGLALVVNNLTMTRELYNQHMSQWLSASIAQLEPVSKQQTNALFDAIDGHWWDSNQALPSKFMLLKRHYRLGKEQHPYLVPEQLAKQDANWPLLEPLFAQQLNPMPLSLPAIVHGVDMAGVAQQWLDVAPKYQASFSHIPKHLWQNGFSNRKFLAISAYNQLQDELELQVHVGSQLND; this is encoded by the coding sequence ATGACCTTAATTTCCCTTGGCCGCAAGCTTAAGCAGCTGTGCCTACTCATCTTGCTTGGCTTAATCAGCGCTTGTTCAAACAATAACTGGGATACCCGCAGCCGCCCTAGTGAGGATGCAGTACAAAGCGCGCTCAGCGAGCAGCCAGATATTCAAGTACTTAGCCAGCAAGCTCCCCAGCAATTTAGTTTGGCCAGAATGCCCGAAGATGTAAGACCATGCTGCGCCTTTGGTAATCATCACAAGGTAAAAGTCGCTAGCCTTCAAGTGCCTTTCTTTCGCTACGCAAATACCCTAGCCCTTGAAGAAATTGGCCCGCACGCTTACGAAGCGGGCACCTGGAGTTTTCAACGCGGCGAACCAAAGGGGCGCAGAAGTGGCGAAAATAACGGCCAGCTTTATACCCTGCGCGGCGGGTTTATCGATTTAGCCCATGTACGCGATACCGCAGACAACACAGTTGCTCTATTTCAACGGATATATCCGCAACTAGGCCAAGCCTTTAGCATTCCGCTACCCAATGAGATTGGCCCTCGCGAGATAAGAATTGCGGCCTTTGAAGTCGAGCATCTAAGCTATCAACAACGTTGGGAGCTAGCGGCACAATTGGCCGCGCGCATGGCCTACTCGATGGCTGAGGCCCACGAAATAGCTCAGTGGCATGGCTACCGAAGCTGGCGACCTTGGTCAGAACAAGTATCGGCTTACTCACCGGAAGATCTTTACTCAAATATGCTGGGGGCAAAAATTGGTTTGGCCTTGGTGGTAAACAATCTCACCATGACGCGAGAGCTGTATAACCAACATATGAGCCAGTGGCTTAGTGCGTCAATCGCCCAATTAGAGCCTGTATCAAAGCAGCAAACCAATGCCCTGTTTGATGCAATAGATGGCCATTGGTGGGATTCGAATCAAGCCTTACCGAGTAAGTTTATGCTTTTAAAACGGCATTATCGTTTGGGCAAAGAACAGCATCCATACTTAGTGCCCGAGCAGCTTGCTAAACAAGATGCCAACTGGCCATTACTTGAACCTCTGTTTGCCCAACAACTTAACCCAATGCCGCTGTCACTGCCTGCGATTGTGCATGGTGTTGATATGGCTGGCGTTGCCCAGCAATGGCTAGACGTCGCGCCCAAGTACCAAGCAAGCTTTAGCCATATCCCCAAACACCTATGGCAAAACGGTTTTAGTAACCGCAAGTTTTTAGCGATATCGGCTTACAACCAACTGCAAGACGAGCTAGAGCTGCAAGTTCATGTAGGTAGCCAACTCAATGACTAG